The genomic segment TCGTCGGAATCATCATGATGCCGAGCGTCACTCCACCGGCGAATGCGGAAAAATGCCCGGTCGGCACCACGACCAGCGCATAGCCGGCAATCCCCATCACGATCGATGGCACACCGTTCAACACGTCCGCGGTGAATCGCACCGCATTGGCTAGCTTGGTGCCGCGCCCGAACTCGGCCAGGAAGATTCCCGCACCTATGCCGATAGGTACACCGATCAGGCTTGCAACGCCTAAAAGTACTCCCGAGCCCACGATCGCATTGGCCATGCCGCCGCCCAGTTCTCCGGGGGGCTTCTGCATCTTCGTGAAGAAATCCAGGTTCAAGGAGGAGGCGCCTTTGAAGACCAGATACACAAAGATAGCCAGCAGGGGCGCGATCACAAGGATCGTAGCGAGGATCGCCAACCCGGTCACCAGGTGGTCCGTGGCGGTGCGCAACCGTGAGTTGAATGAATTCGTCACCTGCACTTGCCGCTCCTCAATGCGCCCGCGCCGGCGCGCCGCGCGTCACAGCCCACACCAGCAGCCGCGCCAGCGTATTCACGATGATGGTCACGATAAACAGCGCCAGGCCGATCTCTGTTAATGCGCTTCGATGCAGGTCGTTCGCCGCCTCGGCATATTCGCTCGCGATGACGGCTGCCATCGAGGTTCCATTGGCCAGCAGCGATCTGCTGATCTCGGGCGTGTTGCCGATCACCATCTGGACAGCCATGGTTTCGCCCAGTGCACGGCCAAGACCGAGGATAATCGCACCCACAATGCCGATTCTGGCGTTGCGCAGCACGCCGGTCCGGATCATCTCCCAGCGAGTGGCACCCAAAGCAAGCACCGCCTCGCGCTGCGAATGCGGAACCGCCGACATGACTTCGCGGGTTAGAGAAGAGATGATCGGGAGGATCATGATCGCCAAGATCACCGATGAGGCGAAATAGCCCAACCCGGTGGGGTTGGTATCGGTAAAGAATCCTGTCCACCCCAGCGCCTTGTTAAGCCCGGGATTTACATATTGCCTCAGAATCGGCACCAGGATGAATATGGCCCACAAACCGTAAATGACGCTTGGGATCGCCGCGAGCAGTTCCGTTACGAATGCAAGTCCTCCACGCAGGGACTTGGGACACATCTCCGTGAGGAAGATCGCAACACCCACCGCCAGCGGAACCGCCAGAACCAATGCCATCAAGGATGTAACCAGTGTCCCGTAAACGAATGGGAGCGCGCTGAAGTGGCCATTGACGGGATCCCAGTACCACGGGAGATTTGTGGAGGGGTCGATGTCCGCCTTGAAAAAGAATTTCAGACCAAAAGCATGCCACGCTTCCTGCGATTGGCGGATGAGCTCAGTGGCAATGAGCACGACAATGCCGAAGATGCTGAAGGCGCAGAGCACCATCAGCCATTGAAATCCCCGGTCTGCTACGGCCGAGTTTCCCCGGGAGAGCAGGAACTTGCGAATCTCAGATTCCGGAACCGAGCCGGTTGGCCTGGGAGCTTCCTGGGAAGGAGATCCTGATGCAGACGGGGATTGAGTTTGGGCAATTCGAATCTCGGGCACTTGTCCGATCACCAGCCTCAAGGCTAATCGGCCAATGTGAATGTCAGGTTACAGTCCAGCAAAATCAAATGCATACGGGCGGCAAAAATGGGGTTGGGTCGGCTAATCTTGATCCCTGTACAACTCCGAGGGACTCCGATGCGCCGTATTCTCTTGCTTCTGCTATTCGTTGCCGGTTCCATTGGCTTGACCGCACAATCCGCCGAGCAACTGGATCCGCCGAGCCGTGCCTGGAAGGCCTCGTGGATCACGCACCCGACGGCGCCGCTCCGCGATCCCATCGTGCTGCACTTCCGCCGCAGCGTCGATCTGCCGGCGGTGCCGACGAGCTATATCGTCCGCGCCAGCGCCGATAACCGGTTCATCCTCTATGTAAATGGCAAACGCGTGGGCGACGGCCCAGCGCGCGGCGACCTGACCCACTGGCGCTACGAGAAGTTTGACCTGGCTCCTCTGCTTCACGCCGGCGCCAACCTTATTACGGCGACGGTATGGAACTTCGGCGTCTACGCTCCCCTCGCTCAGATGAGCGACCGGACGGCGTTCCTGCTCGAATCGGAGGCGACCGGCGACGCCAGCATCTCAACGCCGAATGGCTGGCAGGTCGAGGTTGAACCCGGGCAGACGCCGCTGCCGCGTTCGACGCTGAGCTACATCACCTATTACGCATCTGGGCCGGGCGAGCAGTTGGATGCTTCCCAATATGACTGGAAATGGCAAGAGGGGGACAAAGGGACAGAGGGACAAAGGGACAAAGGAGCCGCTACTGGGCAATGGGTGAAGCCCGGCGACCCGATGCGGGACAGTGCGTTTCCGGGGACGAATAAGGCACATTCTGCTGATGTAACCGGCGACAATCCATGGGGGCTGGTGCCGGATGAGCTGCCGCATATGGAGTATGCGACGACGGATCCTGCGAAGGTTGTGCGCGCCACGGTAAGCAAGGGCGAATCCGTTCCCGGCAAGCCGGGTCAGATCAGCGCATCCGTAACTGCTGCTCACTCGCAGTTCGAGGGCTTTCCGTCTGAATCCGGAACGGTGCCGCCGCATTCCCATGTTGCATTGATGCTCGACCGAAAAGCCCTCACCACCGCTTACCCTCAGCTCACGGTTTCCGGAGGGAAAGGCGCGAAGATTCGGCTCACGTACTCGGAAGCGCTGTTCGATGATAAGTTCCACAAAGCCGATCGCGACGCGCTTGACTACACGGATGCGCAAGGCAAAAAGCACGACCGCAAGGCGGCCGGCTTGAATGACCTGTTTCTGCCGGATGGCGGGCAACATCGGACGTTTGAGCCGCTGTGGTGGAGGACTTGGCGGTATCTCGATCTGGACATCACAACCGGCGATGAGCCGCTCACGCTTGAATCGCTGAAGGCGCAGTTCACCGCGTATCCCTTTGAAGAACGCGCCAAGCTGACGACTGGGCAGGCAGATCTCGACAAGATATGGGAAGTCTCATGGAGGACGGCGCGGCTGGATGCGCATGAGACCTATATGGATACGCCCTACTACGAGCAGTTGCAGTACATCGGAGACACGCGGATTCAGGCGCTGATTTCTTACACCGTTGGCGGCGACGACCGGCTCGGTAGGCAGGCGCTGGAGGCATTCAACACCTCGCGTATTCCGGAGGGCATTACCCGGTCGCGCTATCCCAGTTCCCTGCCCCAGAACATCCCGACGTTCTCGCTGCTGTGGATCGGTATGCTGCACGACTGGTGGATGTACCGGCCCGATCCAACACCGGTGAAGGAGTCGCTGGAAGGCACGCGCTCGGTGCTGAACTGGTATGCGCAGTACGAGCAGCCGGACGGCCTTTTGAAGAAGACGCCGTGGTGGTCGTTTATTGACTGGATCATCAAAGGCGAGCTCGCGAGCTACAGCGCCAATGGCGAATCGTGCGTCACGACCCTGGAATATCTCGGCGCTCTGGAGCAGGCCGCTGATCTTGAGCAGGCCTTCGGCGATCCGCACATCGCTCAGCAGCATCGCGAACGGGCCGGGCACGTCCGTTCAGGGTTGACGTCGCAGTGCTGGAGCGCGGACCGCAAGCTGCTCGCCGATAATCCCGATCGCAAGGACTTCTCCGAGCAGGCCAACATCCTCGGCGTGCTGTACGATGTGATTCCCAAAGACCAGCAAGCCGATGTGCTCCAGCGCATGCTCCCAATTCAGCCGGGAGAGACGCCGAATGGCATGCAGAGCGCCTCCCACTACTTCCGGTTCTATCTCGCGCGCGCGCTTGACCATGCCGGCATGGGCGATCAGTATCTGAAGTCGCTCGACGCCTGGCGCTCGCTGCTGCCTCTGCACTTCAGCACGTGGCCGGAACAGCCCGGCGACACGCGCTCCGACTCGCATGCATGGACGGCACACCCGATCTACGATCTGCTGACGCTGGTCGCCGGGATCGAGCCGGCCAGCCCGGGATTCAAAAGCGTTCGAATCGCTCCGCATCTGGGCGACCTGCGATCCCTGACAGCGTCCTTTCCACATCCAGATGGAGACATCCGCGTCGAGTATGGCTGGACTCCGGAAAAGCCCGACTCCCAAATAAAAGGCGGATCCACGTTTCATGCCACTATCACCTTGCCGAGGTCCCTCAGCGGCACCTTTGAGTTCGATGGCACGAGTCGCGAACTCAAGCCCGGGGTCAATCGGATTGAGGTACCTATGAAGTAGCCGCTAGCCGCCGCGAAGTAGTCCACTTCGGGCGGGAATCCGATAAGACACCGGCGGAGACAGAGTATCGTTCCCCGCCCCGGGTAAATCGTGTTACAACTGCGTCATGCCAAAGGGAAAGAGTTCCACGCCTCCGGGCCACGTGAACCTGCGAATGCTGGCCGAACACCTCGATCTCTCGCAGACGACCGTGTCGCTGGTGCTGAACAACTCGCCCTCGGCAAAGTCGATTCCGCAAGAGACGCGGCAGCGCGTAATGGAGGCGGCGCAGCGGCTCAATTATCGCCCCAACTACTTTGCCCGCTCGCTGCGTCAGAGCCGCTCGATGAGCGTTGGCGTGCTGGCTCCCGACCTGAGCGAGGGCTACTTCACGCGCGTGATGAACGGCGTGGTGCAGGAGCTGACCGCCGCGCACTATTTCTACTTCACTGCCTGCCACGACTGGCGCAAAGAGCTCATCGAGCAGTATCCGCGCATGCTGGTGGAGCGCGCGGTGGACGGGTTTCTGATGCTGAACACGCCGGCCGATCAGATCCAGGTGCCGGTTCCTGTGGTCGCCATCTCCGCGCACAGTCAGAGTGAGAACGTCACCAACATCGTGCTCGATCACCACGCGGCCGTAGAGATGGCGCTCAAGCACCTCTACGATCTCGGCCACCGCCGCATTGCGTTTATGCGCGGTCCGAAGGCCATTCCCGACTCCGAATACAGGTGGGAAGCGATTCAGGAAGTTTCACGCGAGATGGGTCTCAAGATCGATCCGGCCAACGTGATCCGCATCGACAGTGAAGGCTGGTCGATGAAGACCGGTCACCATCCGATGGCTCCCGAGATCGGCTACAAGCCGATGAAGGCGCTGCTTGAAAAGCATCGCAACTTCACGGCGATCTTCTGCTTCAACGACATTGCGGCTATCGGCGCGATTCGCGCGCTGAGGGACTCGGGCTGCCTGGTTCCGCAGGATGTTTCGGTGGTTGGCTTTGACGATATTCTGTCGGCGGCCTATTCCACTCCTTCGCTCACCACGGTGCGCCAGCCGCTGCATGAGATGGGCAAGCGCGGCGCCGAGGTGCTGCTCGACCGCATCGCGAATCGCGACAAGGTATATCCGCCGGAGATCACGATGGTTCCGGAGCTGATTGTGCGCGAGTCGACTGCTGCTGCTCCCAAAGCCTAGAGAATCGAATTCCGCTGGCCTTGGCCGGTTGAAGAGCTGGTTGAGAGCTTCTGCCGGTCGATTTCTATATTTACTAGTAAGTAAGCTATGTTGATTTTTTCCACAGACAAGGCCTATGGAATTCTGTAACCAGTCATCTTTAATTTATTCAGATACTTAGCTAGAAATCTCGCCCAAAAAGCGAAGATTAGGAGAAGTAAAAACAGGGGGAGGGGTAGCTAATTTTCTAGTAAACTCGCCCCGAAATTCCACAGGGCTGTGCTCAGTGGAATTGAGCACAGCCCTTCATGGAAAGTAGCTTGCTTGCGGACCGGCGTCGGTGACGGCTATCACGGTCCCTCGCATCCAGCTCCAGGCCGCAGACGGTCTGGAAACCTGCGGTTGCTGAACTCCGCTTTGGGTGCCAGGGTTAGTCCACCAGTTCCGACGTCATCGTCGCTCCGCCCATCGAGGGGAGCACCGCGGTCGTCTTCACCGGCTTGCGCGTGGTCTTCTCGATCCAGACCGTCTTCTTGTCGCTGCCCCCGTCCGCTGAGGTCACCTCAACCCGATAGGTATCGAAGGTGCCCGCAGGAACCGTCACTTTCTCACTGCCGGCCACGCTAGCCTGCAACAGCTTTACCTTCTGAGTCTGCACGTCGAAATTGCGATAGCTGGTTGAATAGCCCTCGGCGAGCGGCAGGCACGCCAGCACGTCGTCGGCGCCTGCTGCGTCGGCAAATACTGGCCCGCCAAGATCGGCCGCAATCGGCTTCTCCTGCCCGTTCATGCTGATCTTGCCTGTTGCCTTGTCATCCGCATAGCTCACATCAATCGCCACCGGCCCCTGCTTTATGACCTGTTTCTTCACCAGCAGGCTCTGTTTGGCGATGCTCGTTTCATCGCTCATTGTGCCTTGTGGCGTCTCCGCCTGCTCCATCGCCGTCCACGCCTCACCGGCATCCGTGATGGTGGAGGCGACCTTCATCTTCATCTCCTGGCCGCCCATGGAGATGGTTACGTTGTAGTGATGCGTCCCCGGTTGCAGATCGCTGACAGGCTTGGGCGCCCCGATATTCTTGGCGTCGACCATTTTGGCGACCACTACCGTCTTTGGATCGACGGTGAGTTGTGCGAGCCGCGTGGTTTCTTCCGGACCGCCGCCTTCCTGGTAGCGTCCGCCGAGGTGCTTGGCAAGAAACTTCTCGGACGCCATGAACATGGCCAGGTTGTTCACCGGCCGCGCAAAGCCATGGCCTTCGTCATCGGCCAGAAGATACTCGACCGGGAAGCCCCTGTCGCGCAGCGCGACGACGATCTGCTCTGCCTCGCGCCGGTTCACGCGCGGGTCATTGGCGCCCTGAACAACAAGCAGCGGTGTGCGAATCTTGTCGGCTGAATTCAGTGGCGAAGCAGCAGCCAGCAGCGCCTTGCCTTCCTTCGTGCTGACGTCGCCCATGCGCACGGCGAATGTCTTGCGCGCTGCCTCCCAGTAGGGCGGGATCGACTCCATGAGGGTGATCAGGTTTGAGGGCCCGACGATGTCCACTGCGGCCGCGTACACATCGGGCGTGAACGCCACGCCGGCAAGCGTTGCGTAGCCGCCGTACGAGCCGCCCATAATGCCCACGCGTTTGGGATCGGCTATGCCTTCGGCAACCAGATACTTGACGCCCCACGTGAGGTCGTCCTGCATCTTCTTGCCCCATTCCATATTGCCGCCGTCGAGGAATTTGCGGCCGTATCCCGTGGAGCCGCGGAAATTGGGCGTAAGCACAGCGTATCCGCGGTTCGCCAGAAATTGCACCATGGGGTTATAGCCCCAGTTATCGCGTCCCCAGGGACCGCCGTGCGGCAGGATAATGGCCGGCAGATTCTTTGCGGGCACGCCTTTGGGCAGAGTGAGATATGCAGGAATCTCCAGCCCGTCAGAGGACTTGAACGTCACCGCCTTCATCTCCGCAAGGCTCTCGCGCGGAATCTTGTCATAGATGCGGTACTGCGGCGTGATTTTGCGCGTCTTGCGATCGAAGAGGATCTCGATGCCGGGCTCGCGATCGCTGTGCAGGCTTACGAGCCACCTCTGCTCATCGCGCGTGCTGGAATTGACCGCGATATCCTTATCGGCATATTGCTTTTCAAGCCAACGGTAATCCGCGCCGTACGCCTTGTCCTTGAAGTAGGTCTTCACCTTCGCCGCGATATACCAGGTCTCGATCAACTCATCGTTGGCCTGGGAGAACAATGCGCCGCCAAGGTCCACCTTCCCAAGCGGATCGCTCTCCACCATTTCGGTCTTGCCCGTCTGCGGGTCCAGCAGCATCAGGGAGATGAGGTCGCTGCCCTTGTTGCTCTCGATGTAGACACGGCTGTTGTCAGGCAGGAAGTGCAGCGGATTGCAAGTCTCAAATACGGAGCAGGAGTAGATGGGCGTGAACTTGTCAGCGTCCACGCGCAGAATTTCGGTGTCGCCATTCTCCGCGTTGCGGGTGGCAAGCCGCAGTTGATCCTTGTTGTCGAACTGCCATCCGGTTACTCGGTCGGTGTTCTTGCGGAGAAGCGTCTTTTCGCCGGTCGAAATACTCAGCTTGTAGAGGTCGTGCCAGGCCTTGTCGCGATCGTTCAACCCGATGTAGACCACGTCGGGCTCGCTCTTGGGCACCTCATACAGCATGATGCGAATGCCCTTCAGCCCCGTCAGATCGCGGGAGGCCGGCGCGTCTTTTCCTGCGTCGGGCTTGCCTGCAGGATCGACGGCGTAGAGGTTGAAGTTTTCATCGCCGTCGTGGTCCTTGACGTACAGGATCATCTTGATGTCGCGCGACCACAGGTATCCGGCCACGGGCCGATGCGTTTCGGTAGTCAGCAGGCGCGCCGCTTCGAAAGGCTCGTCGACGCGCTTCACATAGATGTTGCGCGTGTCCTTCCACGGCTTCAGGAACGCCAGATACTGGCCGTCCGGCGAAAGCTGAGCCCCCGCAATTTCGGGGTTGCCAAAGAACAGGCTGCGATCAATCAGAGGCGGAAGACCTGCTGTCTGCTTCTGCTCAGCATTAGCCGCGCCGGACAGCAGCACGACTCCCAACATTCCATAGACGAGGCTTCTCATCGAGAGATCCTTTCGGCGAAACGTTACGCATCAATCTTTGACTTAGCGGAAAGACAACGACATTTTCCTCCTGCGGGAGAGGAATGGCAAGATGTCGCTGGAGACGCGGCTGGGCGGGACTGTTGCAATGGGGGGATGAGAGGAGAGGAAGATGGGCCTTGGATTCCGGGGAGATTAGCGGAATCCGGCTGAGGCGACGGATTAGATCGTCCTGGCTGCGCGGGGCAGCCGGACCTCAGCTTGAGGGAGAGGTGTGGATAGGAAGCACGATCAACCGCAGAAGGTCTGGAACCAGCGGCTGATGTAAACCTGAGCATGCGCTTCGCCGCAGTAGTGGCGTGCATTCGGCGCGTCGGCGGTCTCCTTTGTCCAGCGGTGAATCGCAAGTTGCGCATCGCCGCAATGAATCACGAACCACCGCACTGGCTGCTGGCTCTCTTCACCGCAAATTTCACATCGATAGGTTGTTTCGATCATTCGAGCCAAGCCTCCAAATACAGTTGTCAGTGATCAGTTGTCAGTGGTCAGTTGTGAACACCCGTTTGCATGGTCCGTGGCCTACTCGAGCATCTGCAGATCGAGGGGCGGCTCGAGCAGGCAATCCATTGTACGTATCGACGCGAGGGCGCGCTGCAGCGCCGAGGATTTGCACGGTTCCACGGTGACGACGAAGGGCAGCGCATTCGCCGGATAGCCCGCCTTCTGGACGATGGCGCGAATGTTGATGCTCTCGCGCGCCAGCGCACCAGTGATCTCGTGGACGATGCCGGGCCGGTCATTCACCAGGAAGCGGATGTAATGCGGTACGTCGAACTCGGCTTCCACCTTGGCTTTCTGCGACGGGATCTCTACGCGCCGGGATCCGTGGGCCAGAGCGACCAGGTCGCTGACGACGGCGACCGCGGTGGGGTGCCCGCCGGCGCCGTGGCCGGAGAAAACGACATCGCCGCCGTAGTGGCCGCTGAGAATGACCATGTTCTCGGTGCCGCGCGACCACGCCATGGGCGAGTGCAGATCGATCAGCGTAGGGCCGACTGTAGCCGCCACATTGCCATTGGTCTTCTGCGCACGGGCGACCTGGCGGATGGTGCAGCCAAGATCTCTGGCGTAGCTGAAGTCCACGGCAGTGACCTCGGTGATGGGTCGCGGAACAATTTCGTCAGGATCGACCTCCACGCGCATGGCCAAGCGCATCAGGATCGCGAGTTTGGCGCGGGCATCGAATCCGCCCACGTCTTCGGTCGGGTCGGCTTCCGCATAGCCTTTGGCCTGCGCCTCGGCAAGGACGGGCGCGTATTCCGCACCGGCATCCATCTTGCTGAGGATGAAGTTGCAAGTGCCGTTGAGAATGCCCTCGATCTTCTCGATGCGATCACCGGCCAGACCCTGCTCAACGCCGGGGATGACCGGAATTCCGCCTGCT from the Occallatibacter riparius genome contains:
- the pstA gene encoding phosphate ABC transporter permease PstA, which encodes MTNSFNSRLRTATDHLVTGLAILATILVIAPLLAIFVYLVFKGASSLNLDFFTKMQKPPGELGGGMANAIVGSGVLLGVASLIGVPIGIGAGIFLAEFGRGTKLANAVRFTADVLNGVPSIVMGIAGYALVVVPTGHFSAFAGGVTLGIMMIPTITRTTEEMLLMVPNSVREAALGLGVPNWRSVLSITVRTASPGIITGCMLAFSRVAGETAPLLFTALGNSFWSTNLNREIAALPLQIYVYAQGPYDDWHRMAWGGALVLIILIVLAVSLVRYVTSRGVLKGAS
- the pstC gene encoding phosphate ABC transporter permease subunit PstC, which encodes MIGQVPEIRIAQTQSPSASGSPSQEAPRPTGSVPESEIRKFLLSRGNSAVADRGFQWLMVLCAFSIFGIVVLIATELIRQSQEAWHAFGLKFFFKADIDPSTNLPWYWDPVNGHFSALPFVYGTLVTSLMALVLAVPLAVGVAIFLTEMCPKSLRGGLAFVTELLAAIPSVIYGLWAIFILVPILRQYVNPGLNKALGWTGFFTDTNPTGLGYFASSVILAIMILPIISSLTREVMSAVPHSQREAVLALGATRWEMIRTGVLRNARIGIVGAIILGLGRALGETMAVQMVIGNTPEISRSLLANGTSMAAVIASEYAEAANDLHRSALTEIGLALFIVTIIVNTLARLLVWAVTRGAPARAH
- a CDS encoding alpha-L-rhamnosidase-related protein, with the translated sequence MRRILLLLLFVAGSIGLTAQSAEQLDPPSRAWKASWITHPTAPLRDPIVLHFRRSVDLPAVPTSYIVRASADNRFILYVNGKRVGDGPARGDLTHWRYEKFDLAPLLHAGANLITATVWNFGVYAPLAQMSDRTAFLLESEATGDASISTPNGWQVEVEPGQTPLPRSTLSYITYYASGPGEQLDASQYDWKWQEGDKGTEGQRDKGAATGQWVKPGDPMRDSAFPGTNKAHSADVTGDNPWGLVPDELPHMEYATTDPAKVVRATVSKGESVPGKPGQISASVTAAHSQFEGFPSESGTVPPHSHVALMLDRKALTTAYPQLTVSGGKGAKIRLTYSEALFDDKFHKADRDALDYTDAQGKKHDRKAAGLNDLFLPDGGQHRTFEPLWWRTWRYLDLDITTGDEPLTLESLKAQFTAYPFEERAKLTTGQADLDKIWEVSWRTARLDAHETYMDTPYYEQLQYIGDTRIQALISYTVGGDDRLGRQALEAFNTSRIPEGITRSRYPSSLPQNIPTFSLLWIGMLHDWWMYRPDPTPVKESLEGTRSVLNWYAQYEQPDGLLKKTPWWSFIDWIIKGELASYSANGESCVTTLEYLGALEQAADLEQAFGDPHIAQQHRERAGHVRSGLTSQCWSADRKLLADNPDRKDFSEQANILGVLYDVIPKDQQADVLQRMLPIQPGETPNGMQSASHYFRFYLARALDHAGMGDQYLKSLDAWRSLLPLHFSTWPEQPGDTRSDSHAWTAHPIYDLLTLVAGIEPASPGFKSVRIAPHLGDLRSLTASFPHPDGDIRVEYGWTPEKPDSQIKGGSTFHATITLPRSLSGTFEFDGTSRELKPGVNRIEVPMK
- a CDS encoding LacI family DNA-binding transcriptional regulator; amino-acid sequence: MPKGKSSTPPGHVNLRMLAEHLDLSQTTVSLVLNNSPSAKSIPQETRQRVMEAAQRLNYRPNYFARSLRQSRSMSVGVLAPDLSEGYFTRVMNGVVQELTAAHYFYFTACHDWRKELIEQYPRMLVERAVDGFLMLNTPADQIQVPVPVVAISAHSQSENVTNIVLDHHAAVEMALKHLYDLGHRRIAFMRGPKAIPDSEYRWEAIQEVSREMGLKIDPANVIRIDSEGWSMKTGHHPMAPEIGYKPMKALLEKHRNFTAIFCFNDIAAIGAIRALRDSGCLVPQDVSVVGFDDILSAAYSTPSLTTVRQPLHEMGKRGAEVLLDRIANRDKVYPPEITMVPELIVRESTAAAPKA
- a CDS encoding S9 family peptidase, with amino-acid sequence MRSLVYGMLGVVLLSGAANAEQKQTAGLPPLIDRSLFFGNPEIAGAQLSPDGQYLAFLKPWKDTRNIYVKRVDEPFEAARLLTTETHRPVAGYLWSRDIKMILYVKDHDGDENFNLYAVDPAGKPDAGKDAPASRDLTGLKGIRIMLYEVPKSEPDVVYIGLNDRDKAWHDLYKLSISTGEKTLLRKNTDRVTGWQFDNKDQLRLATRNAENGDTEILRVDADKFTPIYSCSVFETCNPLHFLPDNSRVYIESNKGSDLISLMLLDPQTGKTEMVESDPLGKVDLGGALFSQANDELIETWYIAAKVKTYFKDKAYGADYRWLEKQYADKDIAVNSSTRDEQRWLVSLHSDREPGIEILFDRKTRKITPQYRIYDKIPRESLAEMKAVTFKSSDGLEIPAYLTLPKGVPAKNLPAIILPHGGPWGRDNWGYNPMVQFLANRGYAVLTPNFRGSTGYGRKFLDGGNMEWGKKMQDDLTWGVKYLVAEGIADPKRVGIMGGSYGGYATLAGVAFTPDVYAAAVDIVGPSNLITLMESIPPYWEAARKTFAVRMGDVSTKEGKALLAAASPLNSADKIRTPLLVVQGANDPRVNRREAEQIVVALRDRGFPVEYLLADDEGHGFARPVNNLAMFMASEKFLAKHLGGRYQEGGGPEETTRLAQLTVDPKTVVVAKMVDAKNIGAPKPVSDLQPGTHHYNVTISMGGQEMKMKVASTITDAGEAWTAMEQAETPQGTMSDETSIAKQSLLVKKQVIKQGPVAIDVSYADDKATGKISMNGQEKPIAADLGGPVFADAAGADDVLACLPLAEGYSTSYRNFDVQTQKVKLLQASVAGSEKVTVPAGTFDTYRVEVTSADGGSDKKTVWIEKTTRKPVKTTAVLPSMGGATMTSELVD
- a CDS encoding homoserine dehydrogenase — translated: MVQSDPALESRGLRPLRIAIFGFGTVGSSVARIVAECKPEGLQLTHVFNRNVARKRADWAGPSVVWSEDADAVLASDADVIVELMGGLDPAGGFIRRALEAGKSVVTANKKLIAFHGVELERLAARHGGHLKYGAAVAGGIPVIPGVEQGLAGDRIEKIEGILNGTCNFILSKMDAGAEYAPVLAEAQAKGYAEADPTEDVGGFDARAKLAILMRLAMRVEVDPDEIVPRPITEVTAVDFSYARDLGCTIRQVARAQKTNGNVAATVGPTLIDLHSPMAWSRGTENMVILSGHYGGDVVFSGHGAGGHPTAVAVVSDLVALAHGSRRVEIPSQKAKVEAEFDVPHYIRFLVNDRPGIVHEITGALARESINIRAIVQKAGYPANALPFVVTVEPCKSSALQRALASIRTMDCLLEPPLDLQMLE